From Vicinamibacterales bacterium:
CACCTCACTTCGGTGTGTCGTATTGGATCGACCGGTTGCCCCGCCGCCGGCCATCCTACACTCGGTATCGTGGTCAGACCGACGTCGGCGTTGCGATTATCGGCGGTGGGATGGCAGGTTGTGCAACCGCATACGCCCTGTCGACGGCGGGTGTGCGCGTTTGTCTCTTTGAAGCAGATCGAATTGGTCAAGGTGCAGTCGGTTCGAGTACTGCACTCGTAATGCAGGAACCTGACGTCGATTTTCAAGATGTACTTGACGTGCACGGCCTTCGCGCAACCCGAACGATTTGGAGAATGACGCGCCGTGGTGCGCTGGATTTTGTGGCGGCTATCCGTCGACTCAAAATACCGTGCCAACCTGAGGCACAGGATTCGATCTATTTTGCGAATGACTCTGCGTCGGCGCAGCGACTGCGCTACGAACTGGGGTTGCGTAAAAAGGCTAAGTTGGAGGCTCGCTGGCTCACGGTCGAGCAACTACGGCGCGAGACAAATGTGGAGGCCGAAGGTGCTATTCGTGTCACGGGCAATGCACAGGTTGAGCCACTGCGTACCTGCTTAGGCTTTGCGGCTGCAGCGGTGAAACGAGGTGCCTCCATACACGAACGATCGCCCGTCGAGCGGATCAGAACCGGACGAGAACATGTTGAACTGCTGACCGCAGGCGGGACAGTTCGTGCTGATCGGCTCGTCATTGCGACCGGACACCCGGGGTCGTTGTTCAAACCATTAGCGCGGCATTTTCGTGTTGCGGAAACTTACGCTGTCGCGACCCTGCCGCTAGGTGCTCGGATTCGAGCCGGCCTTGGCCGGCGTCGGGCAATGCTGTGGGACACCGCTGATCCGTATCACTATCTACGCTGGACGAGGGATGGGCGGATCATCTTTGGCGGCGGTGATCGATCACAACCCCATCCAAGATCTCGTGCCAGAGTACTCGTGCAGCGTACAGGGCAACTTATGTATGAGCTGTCGGTGTTATATCCGGTAATCTCCGGTATTCAGCCTGAGTACGCGTGGTCAGGCCCCTCAGTGACCACAGCTGATGGACTGCCCTACATTGGCCCTCATCGGAACTATCCGCGACATTTGTTTGCGCTCGGTTTTGGCGGTAATGGGCTCGCGCAGGGATTCTTGGCGTCGCGTATCCTACTGCGGCACTACCTTGGTGAGCCCGCGAAGGGCGACGAGCTCTTTGGCTTCGCTCGGTGATCCGTCATAAGAGTCGTCGTGCTGGCTATTGAACCGCATCCTGACGACAACAAAAGAGGACTATTATCGCGAGGTCGTTGAGCACACGGAATGACCAGCGTGAGGTATAGTCGAAGGACTCGTATGATTTGGCGATTTTGTGTGCTGGTCCTGTATGTCTGGTGGTTTGCCCTGTCGCCGGTATATGCCCAGATGCAGGTTCGGCCAGTGGCCGGCCAGGAGGGCTACGTTGGCCTTGGCCTGCTTCTTCGCAAGCTCGAGACCGTTGGCACCTTCATGATGGCGACAGCGCACCCAGATGATGAGAATAACGCGTTGCTGGCCCTATTGAGTCACGGTGAGGGCATACGGACCTCTCTTGTATCGGCGACCCGCGGCGATGGTGGCCAGAATGAAATCGGTGCGGAGTTATTCGATGCATTAGCGGTTCTTCGGACTGAGGAACTCCTTGCTGCACACCGGTTCGATGGTGCCGAACAGTACTTCACGCGTGCGGTCGATTTCGGCTACTCCTTCAGTATCGATGAAACTTTCAACCGATGGGGTCGTGAAGAGATTCTCGGTGATTTTGTCAGGATGGTTCGTACTCTGCGACCGGATGTTATCACTGGGATGCAGGTCGCTGGACGGGGAGGCGGGCAACACCATCAAGCTTCAGCGGTGTTGGCGCGCGAAGCCTTTCATGCGGCGGCCGATCCGAAGCAGTTTCCTGAGCAAATAGTGGAAGGCCTTCGGCCGTGGCAGGCTAAGAAGTTCTACTTTAGCGACAGTTTCAGGTTTCAGAACGAACCGCCTGACACCGACCCGAGCGGCCTCGAGTCGATCAACTTAGAAAGTTATGACTCGTTGCTCGGACGCACGTACGCGGAGATCGGAAGTGAGGCGCGGAGCATGCACAAGTGTCAGGGGATGTCGCAACTTCTGAGACTGCCTGGCAACGCGCGAGCAAGGTATGTGTTAGCCGAAACGGCTAATGAAACACAGAATCTTATTGGTGGTGATGTACCGCTCTTTGGAGGAGTTAACACCAGCGTAAGCGGATTAACACAGTATGTAGTGGCCCAGACACCAAATGCTCTCAGGGTCGCCCTGACCAACATCGAGCGGCACGCGCGCGAAGCGAGACAGCAGTTTAAACAATCCGGCATCGACGCAACCCGGCAGTCTCTCGTGGACGGGCTGGTAGCCGTCAGGAACCTCCGAGGACGGTTAAAGAACTTGGGTATTAGCGACGGCGCGGTGTATGAAATTGATTTTCGTCTAGAAACGAAAGAGGCCCAGTTTGAGCGAGCAGTGATTCTTGCGCACGGTCTCCGGGTCGCAGCGGTGGCCGAGGACGGAGTCGTTGTTCCTGGTCAGCCGGTGCGCGTGTCAGCTGTGGCAGCCAATCGAGGCGAAGTTGACGTGGTTGTACACCACGTATCGTTCGCAGGGCTAGGCAGCAATACAGGTAGTTGCGTCGAAGAAGTCATACCCGCTGGCGATATGTATAAATGTGACTCATCTTTCACTATACCGGTCGATGCTGAGTTCACAACACCGTACTTTTCGCAATTGCCTGATGCCGCACGTTACAACTTTGAGGATACGGTTCCCTTCGGGGTACCGTTTGAGCCGACTCCGTTCCACGTGACGTTTACGATCGAGTTCTTGCGTGAACGAGTGGACGTGCGCGTCCCGGTTGAGTACCGCTACGAGAAAGAGATTTTCGGCGGCGAGAAGCGTATGGAGTTGAACGTGGTGTCGCGCTTGTCTGTTGAGATGTCACCTGAAATCGTCGTAGCTCCGATGCCGGCCGGAGAGGCGGTGCGGCGGGAGATTCAGGTTGTCGTCTCGAATCGGGGCCCGAGTTCAACCGAAGCGGTGGTCGAGCTTGAAATGCCGCCCGGGTGGCGGTCGGAGCCAGAGCGAGCCTCGATTACTTTCTCGCGCGAAGATGAAGAACGTACGGTCCGATTTTTTGTAGATCTACCATTTAATGTGCCGGCTGGTGATTATGTGATCAGGTCGAGAGTGAGCAGTGCTGGCGCGATCTTCGACCGGGGGTTTCAGGTCGTCGAATACCCGCACATCCAGCCACGACATTTAATGACGGCGGCCGAGACAAGTATCAAGGTGATTGATGTACGAGTGGCTTCAAGCCTACTGATTGGGTATGTCATGGGCGCCGGTGATCACATGCCGGTGGCGATCGAACAGCTGGGTGCCCGGGTGGAACGTCTGAGCGGAACAGATCTCGCGTGGGGCAACTTGACCCGCTACGACCTCATTATCACGGGTGTGCGTGCTTATGAGCTTGATGCCAATCTGCGTGCACATAACGACCGTCTAATGAACTACGTTGAGAACGGTGGGACGGTTATCGTGCAGTACAACAAAGTCGGCTTCAACGAGGCGCAGTTCGGGCCATACCCAGCTCGTGTCAGTCGGGACCGTATCACCGATGAACGGGCGCCGGTCGATGTGCTAGTACCGGATCATCCGTTGTTCAATGAGCCTAATGCCATCGATCCGACTGTCTGGGAAGGGTGGGTTCAAGAACGAGGGCTGTATTTTTTGGGCGAACGCGACCCCCAGTATATGGACCTAGTGGCGATGGAAGATCCCTTTGAATACAACCCTGGTGTGAAGAGGGGTGCGCTCGTTGAGGCTCGGGTCGGGCAAGGTCGTTGGCTCTATGTGGCGTTGAGCCTGTGGCGTCAGCTACCGGCTGGTACGGAGGGCGCCTATCGCCTGCTTGCAAACCTAATCAGCCTGCCGGACTCTCCATAGTCCAAGGGGTGGTCGTTACTGCAAGATCGCGGTGAGCGCTTGGCTAATTGTTGAAAAGTTGAATCTAAAGCCGAGTTTCAATGCGCGGGACGGTTGGACACGTTGCCCCCCCAACAGCAGTGCATCGGCCATTTCGCCAAGCATAAGCCGCAATGCGAATGCTGGTGCGGGTAGCAGGCTCGGTCGGTGGAGAGCACGGCCGAGTGCCTTCGAAAATTCAGAATTTGTCACGGGTTCAGGTGCCGTTGCATTAAAGATGCCTGTTACCTCTTCTGTCACAAGAGCCCACCGCACGAGGTCCACCCAGTCGGCATAATGAATCCACGACATATACTGCCGGCCGGAGCCAAGTTGTCCCCCGACGAACATCTTAAACGGCGGAAGCATCTTCTGTAGTGCACCGCCGGTTCGATCAAGGGCGATCCCAGTACGCAGGATCACCAGTCGCCCAATAATACCTTCCGCCTTGTGCGCTTCCGCTTCCCAATCGATACAGCACTTGGCCATAAAGTCATTACCGGGAGCGGAGTCCTCGATTAACTCCTCGTCACCTCGATTACTGTAGTAGCCGATTGCCGACGCGTTGACCAAAGTCGCCGGTGGGTCACTGGCAGCCCGGATTGCGCCCACAACCGACCGTGTACCAAGCACTCGACTGTCGCGGATACATGCTTTCTGTGCAACCGACCAGCGTTTAGAGGCGATAGGTTCTCCCGTAAGGTTAACGACCGCTGTAGCTCCATCAATGAGTCTTGCCCAAGAACCGACCCCATTGGTACCGTCTGGCTGCCAGCCAGCGTTAGTTAAGCCCGGTAGGTCCACATTTGATTCATGCACAACTACGCCGGGCTGCAGTGACCGCGTTAACACGACTACTTCGTGGCCATCCTGTAACAATGCCTTGCTGAGCGAACGTCCGAGTAGCCCGGAACCACCGGGAATCACGATCCTCATTCCTTGCCTTTGTCTAGAGTTAGAAAATCCAAGCCATCAAGGCAGCGGTTTTTGGATTCAATGGCCGGCGTTGGTGGTCGTGCCCACTTGTCCTGGTCAGGATTGAACCAATTGAAATGCAGCGACCCAAGGCCGTCATTCGTTTTAGGAAACCAGTACTCGGCCGGAACAGTACCCATGACTCCCTCATAGAAAATTGTGACCGGTTCGTTGAGGTCAACAATACCCTTGAATGCCACAATAGCCTCCGCAGTTAGCCCCGGCACACCTTGGAGCACAGTCGTTGGCAGGTCTAGCTCGACGCTGTCAATCACATTGTATCGGCGGTCGCTTTGGATCATGTAGAGTCGGTTGAGTCGGAACAGATAAAGTGCCGAACCTTCGGCGCCGATCCAGAATACGTGACGATTCTCACCATTAGTAAACTCTGGTGTCAGGGTTTCAAACGAAGCGCCCAACGTGCACTGGCCGAGCGATGTCGAGCTTATGTAGATAAACCACATCCTAAGTCCAGCCATACTCGGGTCGCTTATTGTTAAGTCAATGACGCTTTCGTTTGCGCGCAACTCTTTCCACGACGGGCACTGTGCGCTCGTATGATTTGGGTACAGGGCGAGGAGTGCGCAGGTCAGGAGAAAGCGCGATGCGGTGGAGGGCAAACCGGACACGGCTACTCGTTCTCGCGGTCCGCAAGATGCGCCCGGACAACCCGCCGTGCGGTCTTCCGGATTACACGGGTTGCGCTCGAGACGGTGATCGTCGCCGTAGTTACACCATCGACGTCTTCACCTACACGGAATCGGTCGAGTACGCTCTTACCCACGAACTGCGCAGAGAACTCCGGCAACTCAATCGAAAAATATCCATATGGTTCACGATGAGAAATGAGTCTGATTCCGCGCAATGTGCCCGAAGTATCCATGCCAACAAGCATTTCGATAGGGCCTTCATAACCGCGTTCGAGGGGTTCAACATCGACCGTCGAACCTACGAATCCGATCAAGTGTTCGTTGTCGTCGTCGCCTGCGAACACCTTGATGTGAGCAGGCGCGCCGGTTCTTCCTGAGAAGCGCGAGGCTTCGGGAAACAACCCACTGAGATGTAACTCGAGCCCTCGAATCGATGATTGCAACCAGGCGTCGACGTGTACGACCGCCACTAGCAGCGATACCATCACTATCCAAGGCTGAAACAACCGACTCTTGATTTCCCTCAAGGTCATAAGTAAGAAATTACGTGGTATTGCACCGGCCCGAGACCGTAGGAACCGGACTTGCACCAGAAACTCTAACGGTCTACTTCACTAACCATGCTTCACTTGACAATGTTGGTGAGGTCGCAGGGTTGTGAGGTAGGCTATCCGTTGAGTGTTGGCAGTGTCAACGAAAGGGTTAGAGAAAATGCGAGCGAAACGTCCCAATAGTCCAGCGCTGGATAGTCGATCCTTCCGGGTGGCGGGTGTTGTAACCGCTATCTTTGTCGCCGCCATCACGGCGTTGGTCCCGTTGCTCGCTTCGGGTGAGCAACGCTTTGAGGTGTCATTTCCGTCAGCAGTACACGAGGAGGCACTGACCGGGCGGATCTATGTGATGATTTCTCGGACCGCTGAACGAGAACCCAGACTTCAGATCGGCCGCACTGGTGTTCCATTTTTCGGTCGTGATGTAGTGAATTTACTGCCTGGGGAGCCTGGCATTATCGATGCGACCGACCTCGGTACACCGGTGGCCAGCCTACGCGACATCCCTGCGGGTGACTATTACGTACAGGCTTTCGTCAACGTCTATTCCGAGTTTCGCCGTGCTGACGGCCATGTTATCTGGATGCACGACGATCGGTGGGAAGGGCAGCATTGGAATCGATCGCCGGGTAATCTTTACAGTGCTGTTGAGCGTGTGCGACTCGACCCTGAAGCTGACGCGGTTATCGCACTGAGCGCCGAGAACGCTATCCCGCCTGTTGTTGTCCCGCCAGATACTGAATGGGTTAGACGCTTCAAGTTTCAGAGTTCGATGCTTACGGAGTTTTGGGGACGTCCAGTGTACTTGGGGGCGACGGTGCTGTTACCACGCGGCTACGACAGTTCAACGATTAGCTATCCGGTAAATTATATTCAAGGGCATTTTTCCCTGAACGCGCCGAATCGGTTTCAAATTGGGGACGATCTGTATCGCGAGTGGATTCGCGATGACTTCCCTCGGATGATCCTGGTAACGTTTCAGCATCCGAATCCGTATTTTGACGACTCCTATGCGGTGAACTCGGTGAACGTAGGCCCATATGGTGATGCGATCCTCCAAGAGTTAATACCTGAGATCGAAAAGCGGTTCCGAATCCTCGCGGAACCATACGCGCGCGTGCTTTCGGGTGGTTCAACGGGCGGATGGGAGTCATTGGCACTACAGATCTTCCATCCAGATTTTTTTGGTGGGACGTGGTCCTATTGTCCGGACCCAGTGACGTTTACTGATGTAGAGGGAATCAATATTTACGAAGATGTCAACGCGTTCTACAAACAGCACGAATGGCGTCGTGTGCCGACCGCAAATACGAGAGAAATTAACGGCGAGATCCGTCTCACCTCGCGCCAGCGAAATCACTTCGAATTGGTTAACGGTACCAAGGGACGCTCTGGGGAACAGCTCGACATCTGGTCGGCTGTGTTTGGGCCGATTGGTGATGATGGGTACTTTGAGCCCCTGTTCGACAAACGTACCGGTGAGATCAACGCTGCAGTGGCCGAGTACTGGCGGGACAATTATGATCTCCTACATTACCTTCGTCAAAACTGGGCTGAGATAGGTCAAAAACTTGTGGATAAACTTCACATCTATACCGGCACTATGGACAATTTCTACTTGAACAATTCCACGCGAGATCTTGAGTTGTGGATGAAGACAACTGAGAATCCCCATTACGAGGGGTTTTTTATGTATGGCGACGGCAAAGGGCACTGCTTTAGCGGGCCGGTGACGCGGGCCGCAAGGTTGCGTGAGATGGCGCAGTTCATCATGCGAAAAAAACCCGACGGTGCCACTACTCCGTGGTGGCGTTACTGAGATATAGATACCTTAGGCTTCTTGATCTTCGCTTTCGCCTTTTGTTGGTGTAGTGGTGGGGGTTCGGCTTCCCGTGCGATCATTACCTCCGTGGATTTGACCAACGCTGTGGCTGCGCTCCCTCGATGGAGTTTGAGGGCCGAAGCCGCGTCACGCGTGATGATAGCTGTCAATACCTGATCACCGACGCGTAGCCGTACCTGCGCCAATAACCCTTCCAGGCGAATTTCGTCGACGATCCCGCGTAGCTGGTTGCGCCCACTGACCGCAACGAGTGTTCCACTGCCGATCGCTGATTTTTTTCTTGAGGTTGGTAGATGGCCCTGCTTGGCCAGTAGGCGTTCAACCTCCATCTCAGCAATCCGATGGTGACCACCTTCAGTGCGTGTTGTTCGGACGCTTCCCTTGAAAATCCACTGTTTGAGCGTGGAGTAGCTAACCCCAAGCCGTCCAGCTGCCTGTCGGACAGTCAAGAACATATAAATCAATCTAAATCGATTGTTAAATCAAACTAAATAATATTAAAATGATTACAAAAATAAGGCAAGTCGATTTGACTCCTAGTGGATGAAAAGGGCTGGATCGGCTGGGGATCAGGGCGCGACGGGTTCGTTGTGCTGGGCTGCGTGGATGAGAACGGCTAATGGCGGACGACGTTTGGCAAGTTGCTGTGTTTACGCTCACTATGGCGGTGGTTGCAACCTTGGTCATGTTGCCGCCTGGGATCATGTTTGCCTGGTTGTTCGCACGACATCGTTTCCATGGTTGCACTGCTCTTGAGACGCTGGTGATGTTACCGCTAGTGATTCCACCGGTTGCGACCGGGCTCATCCTTCTCCGGCTCTTCGGCCGACGTGGGCTCTTCGGCCGGGTTACAGAATCGGTGGGTCTCGAGATCATATTCACTTGGAAGGCGGTCATCCTAGCAATGGCAGTCATGGGATTGCCACTCCTCGTGCGCGCGGCACGCGGCGCGTTTGAACAGGTCGACCGGCGTTACGAGCGAATAGCTGCGTCATTGGGTGCTGGACCGCTCAGAATTTTTTTCACCGTAAGCTTACCCATGGCCGGCCGTGGTGTGCTGGCCGGTGTTCTACTGGCGTTTTCTCGTGCGGTCGGTGAGTTTGGGGCAACCATGATGTTGGCTGGGAACATGCCCGGGTCGACCCGTACGATCGCGTCGGGGATTTATATCTACACCGAGGTGGGGAATGATGCTGCCGCGACTAGCTTAATGTTGGCATCCATCATGATTGCGTTCGGTTCCCTATGGTTCTCGAATCGTCTTGCGCGACCCTAACTCTGAGATGCCATTTTCTTTAACCCTTGAGTTCACGCTTCAGCAGGGTGAATTCTCAGTCGAAATAGATGAAAGGATTGAAGCCAACGCGATCGCGCTCTATGGCCCGTCCGGAGCAGGCAAGACGACGGTGCTCGAAGCCATTGCGGGTTTACGGCAGCCAGAGAGAGGGCGTATTGCGGTGGGCGATAGGACGCTCTTCGGTTCAGAGAACGGTATCGACGTGCCAGCACGGCACCGTTGTATAGGCTACGTACCGCAGGAGGTCGCACTGTTTCCGCACATGAATGTTCGGCAGAATGTGACTTATGGTGCTCACGGTGCGCCGACGGAAGACCTCGCCCGAGTTCTTGCCGTGCTTGACCTTGAACCTCTTGTCGAGCGGCGAGTGGAACAACTGTCAGGTGGTGAACAAAAGCGCACAGCGATCGCTCGTGCCCTCATGGCGGGATCACGAATGTTGTTGCTAGACGAACCGCTTAGTGCCCTTGATGTGGCATTGCAACGACGCGTAATGCAGTATCTCGTCCGCGTGCATGACGAATTTAACATTCCAATGCTTTATGTGTCCCACCGTGCCGACGAGGTGTTAATGCTCACTGACTGGGTAGTTCAACTCGACAACGGTTGCGTTATGGCGAGCGGTCCTTCAAAGGACATCTTACCGCGCGTGTAGCGCATGTAGTATTTTGCGGACTGACTAGTAGCTGCACATCGGGTGTTGAGATTAGTGGCCGGTAAGTACTTGAGTATGCTGTTGGATGAGTTCCCAGGCGCGGGCGACGTGCTGTTCAGCTGTCCGAATGTGGCCGATTGCGAGGCGGATCACGTAGCGGCCCTCCAGCTTACCCTGCGAAAGAAAAATCTCACCAGACGCATTCAGTGCGTCAAGGAGTTTGATATTAAACCGTTCAAGTTCAGCTTCATCCGTGCCCATACCGGCGGGCTTGGCCCGGAAGCAGACGACACTAAATGGTACCGGTGCCAAACGCTCAAAATCGTTGTGCGCGTCAACCCATTCCGCAAAGAGGCGTGCGAGACGCATATGCTCAGCTAGTCGTTGGCGGATACCCTCAGCCCCGAAATGGCGCAACACCATCCATAGCTTGAGCGCACGGAAACGGCGTCCGAGTTGAATGCCCATGTCCATAAGGTTGCGCACTTGGTCGCCCTCGGCAGTGCGAAGATATTCCGGAGTTAACGAGAACGCCGCCTTCACCATGTCCATCCGACGCGAGAACAGAGCACTCAGGTCGACGGGGGTGAACAGCCACTTGTGTGGATTCATCACAACCGAATCGGCCTCGTCGCATCCGTCGAGAATCTGTGCACAACTTGGCACCATGGCCGCGACGCCGGCGTAGGCAGCGTCGACATGTAGCCAGATTTGTTCCGCTGTGCATATTCGTGCGATGGCAGGTACAGGGTCAACACTCGTGGAGATCGTGGTGCCGACGGTTGCGACCACGGCCATTGGGACGCATCCAGAAGCGCGATCTTCAGCTATAGCCTCGGCCAAAACTTCCGGTCGCATTCGAAGGTCTGTATCGACTGGAATCTTTCGAAGCGCAGATTGACCGAGGCCGAGCAGGATCACGGCCTTGTCGAGCGAGGAATGCGCTTGTTCGGAGCAATACACCCGAATGCCAGTTAGGTCGCTCCTGCCGACGAG
This genomic window contains:
- a CDS encoding FAD-binding oxidoreductase, which produces MGTPHFGVSYWIDRLPRRRPSYTRYRGQTDVGVAIIGGGMAGCATAYALSTAGVRVCLFEADRIGQGAVGSSTALVMQEPDVDFQDVLDVHGLRATRTIWRMTRRGALDFVAAIRRLKIPCQPEAQDSIYFANDSASAQRLRYELGLRKKAKLEARWLTVEQLRRETNVEAEGAIRVTGNAQVEPLRTCLGFAAAAVKRGASIHERSPVERIRTGREHVELLTAGGTVRADRLVIATGHPGSLFKPLARHFRVAETYAVATLPLGARIRAGLGRRRAMLWDTADPYHYLRWTRDGRIIFGGGDRSQPHPRSRARVLVQRTGQLMYELSVLYPVISGIQPEYAWSGPSVTTADGLPYIGPHRNYPRHLFALGFGGNGLAQGFLASRILLRHYLGEPAKGDELFGFAR
- a CDS encoding PIG-L family deacetylase; translated protein: MIWRFCVLVLYVWWFALSPVYAQMQVRPVAGQEGYVGLGLLLRKLETVGTFMMATAHPDDENNALLALLSHGEGIRTSLVSATRGDGGQNEIGAELFDALAVLRTEELLAAHRFDGAEQYFTRAVDFGYSFSIDETFNRWGREEILGDFVRMVRTLRPDVITGMQVAGRGGGQHHQASAVLAREAFHAAADPKQFPEQIVEGLRPWQAKKFYFSDSFRFQNEPPDTDPSGLESINLESYDSLLGRTYAEIGSEARSMHKCQGMSQLLRLPGNARARYVLAETANETQNLIGGDVPLFGGVNTSVSGLTQYVVAQTPNALRVALTNIERHAREARQQFKQSGIDATRQSLVDGLVAVRNLRGRLKNLGISDGAVYEIDFRLETKEAQFERAVILAHGLRVAAVAEDGVVVPGQPVRVSAVAANRGEVDVVVHHVSFAGLGSNTGSCVEEVIPAGDMYKCDSSFTIPVDAEFTTPYFSQLPDAARYNFEDTVPFGVPFEPTPFHVTFTIEFLRERVDVRVPVEYRYEKEIFGGEKRMELNVVSRLSVEMSPEIVVAPMPAGEAVRREIQVVVSNRGPSSTEAVVELEMPPGWRSEPERASITFSREDEERTVRFFVDLPFNVPAGDYVIRSRVSSAGAIFDRGFQVVEYPHIQPRHLMTAAETSIKVIDVRVASSLLIGYVMGAGDHMPVAIEQLGARVERLSGTDLAWGNLTRYDLIITGVRAYELDANLRAHNDRLMNYVENGGTVIVQYNKVGFNEAQFGPYPARVSRDRITDERAPVDVLVPDHPLFNEPNAIDPTVWEGWVQERGLYFLGERDPQYMDLVAMEDPFEYNPGVKRGALVEARVGQGRWLYVALSLWRQLPAGTEGAYRLLANLISLPDSP
- a CDS encoding TIGR01777 family oxidoreductase, whose product is MRIVIPGGSGLLGRSLSKALLQDGHEVVVLTRSLQPGVVVHESNVDLPGLTNAGWQPDGTNGVGSWARLIDGATAVVNLTGEPIASKRWSVAQKACIRDSRVLGTRSVVGAIRAASDPPATLVNASAIGYYSNRGDEELIEDSAPGNDFMAKCCIDWEAEAHKAEGIIGRLVILRTGIALDRTGGALQKMLPPFKMFVGGQLGSGRQYMSWIHYADWVDLVRWALVTEEVTGIFNATAPEPVTNSEFSKALGRALHRPSLLPAPAFALRLMLGEMADALLLGGQRVQPSRALKLGFRFNFSTISQALTAILQ
- a CDS encoding FMN-binding protein; the encoded protein is MQVRFLRSRAGAIPRNFLLMTLREIKSRLFQPWIVMVSLLVAVVHVDAWLQSSIRGLELHLSGLFPEASRFSGRTGAPAHIKVFAGDDDNEHLIGFVGSTVDVEPLERGYEGPIEMLVGMDTSGTLRGIRLISHREPYGYFSIELPEFSAQFVGKSVLDRFRVGEDVDGVTTATITVSSATRVIRKTARRVVRAHLADRENE
- a CDS encoding alpha/beta hydrolase-fold protein, with the translated sequence MRAKRPNSPALDSRSFRVAGVVTAIFVAAITALVPLLASGEQRFEVSFPSAVHEEALTGRIYVMISRTAEREPRLQIGRTGVPFFGRDVVNLLPGEPGIIDATDLGTPVASLRDIPAGDYYVQAFVNVYSEFRRADGHVIWMHDDRWEGQHWNRSPGNLYSAVERVRLDPEADAVIALSAENAIPPVVVPPDTEWVRRFKFQSSMLTEFWGRPVYLGATVLLPRGYDSSTISYPVNYIQGHFSLNAPNRFQIGDDLYREWIRDDFPRMILVTFQHPNPYFDDSYAVNSVNVGPYGDAILQELIPEIEKRFRILAEPYARVLSGGSTGGWESLALQIFHPDFFGGTWSYCPDPVTFTDVEGINIYEDVNAFYKQHEWRRVPTANTREINGEIRLTSRQRNHFELVNGTKGRSGEQLDIWSAVFGPIGDDGYFEPLFDKRTGEINAAVAEYWRDNYDLLHYLRQNWAEIGQKLVDKLHIYTGTMDNFYLNNSTRDLELWMKTTENPHYEGFFMYGDGKGHCFSGPVTRAARLREMAQFIMRKKPDGATTPWWRY
- a CDS encoding helix-turn-helix transcriptional regulator, encoding MFLTVRQAAGRLGVSYSTLKQWIFKGSVRTTRTEGGHHRIAEMEVERLLAKQGHLPTSRKKSAIGSGTLVAVSGRNQLRGIVDEIRLEGLLAQVRLRVGDQVLTAIITRDAASALKLHRGSAATALVKSTEVMIAREAEPPPLHQQKAKAKIKKPKVSISQ
- the modB gene encoding molybdate ABC transporter permease subunit; the encoded protein is MADDVWQVAVFTLTMAVVATLVMLPPGIMFAWLFARHRFHGCTALETLVMLPLVIPPVATGLILLRLFGRRGLFGRVTESVGLEIIFTWKAVILAMAVMGLPLLVRAARGAFEQVDRRYERIAASLGAGPLRIFFTVSLPMAGRGVLAGVLLAFSRAVGEFGATMMLAGNMPGSTRTIASGIYIYTEVGNDAAATSLMLASIMIAFGSLWFSNRLARP
- a CDS encoding ATP-binding cassette domain-containing protein, producing MPFSLTLEFTLQQGEFSVEIDERIEANAIALYGPSGAGKTTVLEAIAGLRQPERGRIAVGDRTLFGSENGIDVPARHRCIGYVPQEVALFPHMNVRQNVTYGAHGAPTEDLARVLAVLDLEPLVERRVEQLSGGEQKRTAIARALMAGSRMLLLDEPLSALDVALQRRVMQYLVRVHDEFNIPMLYVSHRADEVLMLTDWVVQLDNGCVMASGPSKDILPRV
- a CDS encoding pyridoxal-dependent decarboxylase, with the protein product MSASDRDLTGGSVSNEPETKSPPEVSPPALGDMDADAFRRHGQRTLDWIAEYLRDSERYPVMARVGPGDVRAALPATPPQRGETFEAIFDDFEKIITPGLTHWNHPGFFAYFATSSSAPGIIGELLAAALNQNAMLWRTSPAATELEALTLDWLRQLVGLPDGFEGVIYDTASVSTLHALAAAREAVIPNVRDQGLVGRSDLTGIRVYCSEQAHSSLDKAVILLGLGQSALRKIPVDTDLRMRPEVLAEAIAEDRASGCVPMAVVATVGTTISTSVDPVPAIARICTAEQIWLHVDAAYAGVAAMVPSCAQILDGCDEADSVVMNPHKWLFTPVDLSALFSRRMDMVKAAFSLTPEYLRTAEGDQVRNLMDMGIQLGRRFRALKLWMVLRHFGAEGIRQRLAEHMRLARLFAEWVDAHNDFERLAPVPFSVVCFRAKPAGMGTDEAELERFNIKLLDALNASGEIFLSQGKLEGRYVIRLAIGHIRTAEQHVARAWELIQQHTQVLTGH